In Ptychodera flava strain L36383 chromosome 6, AS_Pfla_20210202, whole genome shotgun sequence, the sequence ATCCAATCACAGACAACACCTGCTTGAAAAACGTCAAGTAGGACATCTTTTGTTGTTCGGACGGATGAACGCGGAGTATATCTGTTAAAGTTGTCTTTTCAATTTTCCATATAATCTTCTTGCGTGATCTATGACTGATGGCGAATGAAATATGCTTGAAGTGACATGGCTGTTCCAGGTAGCGGTCGTCTCCCACTTACTCATCTGCGGTCTGGTTCACTTTTCTTGATGAGAGCCACTTAATTAAACGCGATCCTAGTTTCCCTTTAGAAGATGTGACGTCGAGAACAGAAAATCAAGTTTTCTTATCATTGGTGGTAATAGAGATAGCAGCTTgtttaaaaatatcatttatatcaGTAGATTGAAGAGCTTCTCGGTTCACGTAAAGCTTGATTTACGATGCCCTATTGACGATGGTCGTACCAAGCAAACTTCGATAGTTGTCAGCAACAAGGGCCAGAGGAACATAGCATCTGGGTTGTAAATATTTCTGAAGTCGAGTTTTACGAGAGAAACCGTCTCTTTACCGCACGTATTGTAAACATTGCGCCGAATACCTGTTTCCAACCACTTCGTTTGGCGGTATAAACTGTTCTAATCGTTTATGTCTTGACTTTCGCAGCCTTGTAATTTCCGACACGTTAAAAATACGAGAGACATGAAGGAAAAAGGCATTAACCTCAGAAAATCCGTATTTACGGTAATTTCAGATAGGTTCAGCGATAAAATAAAGGTGAAAAGGGCGATTTTCACACGGTGAGCTGTGTAATGTACCTCGCAACTTTAAAAATACTTATTGGTCAAAAGGTGAATCATCTGACATGATTTATTATTTACACTGAACTATTCGTGCTAGGAGGATTCCAGATCGAAGGAACAAAGGTAGCTTAAATATCGCAGAAAGCTAAAGTGCTGCAACTTAAAGAGTTCAATTTGAAGATGTAAAACGATggcaaaatttattttgtaatcTTCTGTATATTCATTCAAATGTTCCCAATTCAATATTTATTCTATGTATGCTTTCCCCTTGTATGACAATGAACTTATTTAAGAGGGCTCTGATGGAAattataattaataataataatcatcatcatcatcatcatcatcatcatcaacatcataaaATTCATCCGATGAATTACCTATGTGAAGCCAGACATTAATTAaggtatttaaaatattatatgcAGCTTTAAACTTTTACATCGGACTACGAAATCAAATATGAACAACTCGCGGCCTATAGTGTTTTCTTCTTacctttatttattattataatattacaTTTGATGGCTTGCAGGAACCTTTCGGCACTTTGACAGTCGCCTGTTTTTGTCAACATTACCATCACAGGGTCTGCGCTTGGAAATCGCCTCTTCATTAAACTTATTCTGTGTTCCACTTGTTTTCTTATAAATTCAACGTGGGTTTCAACTtcattccaaatttgaaaaacactCATCGTTGAGGTTTGCCTATTGTATGATGGGTGTACTATTATTCCTGTACTAGTTTACCCATATTCACATTTGCCGCTTTTTGGTCAATCCAAAGACATTTCACACAATCACCCGCACCACCGCTTGTCCTTGGCTAGCCCTTCGGCAGGAGACAGCTAACTTCTCGATCGTGACCCTTGAAGGCCATCTTTGTCAAATATGGCCGTATCGTTGCCAGATCAACAACCATAGGCGCTCACTGTATTGCCCCACAATTTAGTGTCAGTCACCCATACTGATGTTCGGGTTCCATACTTCCGCCGAAATATGGGCCCAACAACAGTCAGGCTAATAACGGAGTCTGAATTACTACGGTGCCTGGGTTTGCGAGAGTAGAGAGGCTAACAAGTGTGTGTCTGTCAAACGAAATGTTAAATAAGAGAAAGCAATGGAAACTTTCAGACATAGAGAAAATACAAAGAAACTGCAAAAAAAGTTAAGTATAAGAAAAGGGGATTACTCAATATATGTTCCTTATCGGTGCTAGGACCCATGCCTCATCCCGGCATCACGAGTCatattaaagaaacaaaaattccAGTCTATCTACATGTTCATGGATTTTTCCTTGTCGAGCAAGGGAAAATGACATAACTAACCAATGCCTTATACTGTTTGAAGATGGGAATTCATCAGCAAAAGTGCATAGTAGTAGATATgtcagtcaaattcaagtacAGATAGGATGTAGAAGTCGAAAAGACGGGCATGGCAGTTTAAAGAAAGAAGCAGTTTATCGGGAACGTGGAAGCGTTAGCTGGTGATGCAGCTACAGTTGGATCAATGGGTGAGTGCGCCTTCGGATAACGTCACGGCCAGCATGTATACGCGTGTCTTACCTGTTTGGATTTAGCAACCATTTACAGCACATATTATCacagtattatttatttattatatttcactttatttcagaATAAATCAGTCCATATAATATATAACGTAATTTATAATATAACGTCAACATGAGAAAATGAGAGGAAAGGTTTGATTGCAAAAAAGGACTTCACCTGCTGGTAGACTTTTAAAGTATCTAAATAAAAGTTGTCAATTACACGATGGCAAGGATGTTACGACAGCATGGGTACGTGAACTTCAGCTATTGCGTAAAATACTTTGCTTGCGTTCAAACATTTTGGACATCTTATATACattcataattaatgaattatgAATACTTCTGCTCGAGAGCTTAATGACCAGGTACTATGGACACTACACTAATGTACACTATTAGGCTCATTTGTATTTGCATAGAGAATGGTGGATAGGGGTTAAGGATATAGGCAGGACAGAGTGATTGTAGAAATTTCACAAAGACAGGAGTACATTTCAGGCGATATATTGTTGAAGGTAACAGCAACACAATTGTTGTACGCCAAACAGACTTCAATTTACTGCATTCATATATTTTAGGAGAGTGTAGAGTCAGATTTCCTCCAGTATAAAGAATAAAGAAACGATCATAGGGCATTGCATTTAAAATGTGAATACCTGGTTTAAACAATGCATGGCCGCAAATATATTGTGTGGAAAGTCATATTTCAATGATTTGTGATTAAGTCAAAGTTTGCGatcaatattttaaatacagAAACGAAATCTGATTCTACATAATTTTTATGATCTTCATGCTTATATTGGCATCAGTCATAGTAATTCAAAACTCTAGTCGTTCGGTATCGAAAACCCCTGAATAGATTATGTGTATTGTTGCATATGTAGCTATTTACAATTCGGAACACTATGTCATAAGAATTAACCTTTGACTGCTGAaatttttctcaccaaaatgcaatattgtaccaaattttgtgacctttctgtaagttttttcatacttttggaccaaatggatatcacatttcatcggctacagttttttatcaacattttggcaaaaatcacaATAAATTGACAgtagtttattttataaaggtgacaaaaatagactttggcgctcaaagggttaaaccataCTTTTAGGACGAGTCTTCTTCTTACGTAATTTCAATATTgaattaccatgccctgtcagTCGCATTTGTTATTAgtggagctgaaccacgtgactgaccaaaaGTACACAGTAATTGGttatatgcccgtgaatatgaataataatattaacatcgtaactttacagctaaaatgtAAATTGTCATTTCTGTACAAAATCGAAatcgatcacaaaataaaatgaagcactCGTGGTCCAAGTTTAGACATCCCCCCCAAATCTCcggattttgcaaaatatttgctgctaaCGTGACAGTGCGTAGCGTATTGCAGAAGTTCTTGGGCTCGCTGTCTTTCGcttgggaaattttcgtaagttttgacggttttctttggttcgttgataatataatggaatataacagactccgccctgaccattaacgtttaattatgggcgcgggctcgaggaaagccaaattaacggccTCGACAAGTCTCGTCCATTAATACTTTGGTTTTCTTCTCGCTCCCCCTAtatataaacgttaatggttatggcgtcgcccattatttctatattaatatcataccagtatgttGATGGCGCGAATAAAGTGATCTTATTTGTCGAGAAGTGAAAATAACAGTGATATATTCTTGATATAGCACGGTTGTAACACGCGCGAGCTCTTCTCTTAAGAAAATTTCCTTccaataatatttgcatataaaatcACTCTAGTTCAGATGGCCCCTTAATAATAAACCTGAATGATATAACTACACATAATGTCATAAAGCCAGAAAGTTTGCGGGTACAGGAGTGAATATTGGCATCGTATCAGTCTTTGCTTTTATATCattatcataatatttttcttcgtctGGTTTAGCAAGGATTAAAAACAGGATTGTCCTGTGAGATCATCGTGTCGTCCTGTGTTTGGGTGTGGTTATGATGTGTGGTGAGCTCATTAGGTTCTATGTGGTACATAATTAAAGCTTCATCGTACGTCGGTGCAGGCTCAATGATGTCCACGTATCTTGGTGGGAGATCTGCCCTTGTGCCCAAGGAATGTTCTGCAAATAAACAGAAACAAATTTATGTGACCTGTGTACGTTCGTGTGAAGTCTACCTGCTGTCAACTGCGACGTTTCCACAGAGCAGCCATGAATCGTGCGGTGTGACAACCAATATTAGATTACATTATCACTGCATATCGGAAAGAACCAGATGGAAGTAAGACATTGCAGTGAATAAACTATACCATAGTCCCTCCTTGAAGAACTGTGACTACATCAATCCATTCTTTGTCTTTTCTCTAGattaaccaaatgtgagcaaggAGAATAAACTTATTGTATCATCAATGCTGTTCATTTCACACCCGCCTAAAATGATCGATGTCGTCAAGCCCACGGATGAATGaagaccaaaaaaataccatagAAATGTATGCATAATAACCTTTTGAAAAACTATTGCTTCATTTCACAGACCAAATTTACGATCTGCACCTTGGCACTTAGCAGACGCTCTTGCCGTGTACTTTGTCAGCATGTAATGATAGTGCGCCTCGACACTGTGTGCGCAGGCAGTCTGCTTCTAATAGTTGACTTTAAAATGTCCCCCAAGATGGTATCAACAAAACTACATGTCTTCATACAACGTAGGCTGCGGTATTGTACGAAAAACGTTGTACGAAATACTAGGACCCAATAAAATAAATCctagtattttgtgaataatatAATCTGGTTGCATAGTCTAAACTAGCTAATCCACGATAGAAGACCATCAATACTCCCTGAAAGTTCATACACGGCAGATTTTAAATGTTTAACGCAGGTTCCCGTGTCGCTTTACATGTCGTTTGGCATATGGAAGTAGTGAGCgcattgaaaatgaaagttttaaggTCTATAGATGTGCTCAAGGAAACTGAAACATTTTCAgttacaattcaaaataaaaatcagctaATCATTTCAATTAAATTAACCGCTATATCAAATCCAAATACGTCTATCCTTCCTCCTTGCCATCTCTTCATAGGAAATAAGAAATATTTCGGCTATTCTCAACGGAGAGGTGGAGATAAACATAATCTTTTCCCCATGAATTTAGCAACGAATCCTTACGATGTATAGAGAAGAACATAGATCTATGATTTCAAAAGTCCGTTATCTTTCCCCTCGCGGTCACTCTAACTCAGATCATAGACAATCGAGCGGCCCACTGTCCAAGCAGAGATGTGACGTCAGATATGACGATACATGGACATTTGTAGGAATAACTATTGTTGCATACCTTGCAAAGAAGGAGGATAATAATTTGAGGTGACGGCTATATCCGGCCAGTTCCCGCTGGTACAGTTTCTCCTGGTATCAATTCTACTGGCGTCTTTCCTGCATTGACAACAGATTTTCAATGCACAGACAACGAATATAACTAGGAGAACTGCCAGAGCTAAACCGATTACAATAAACCTGAAAAAATGAGCATAGAGACTTCATTTGTGATATAACAGTCATAGTttattcattttgtcttgttGCATGATAGTTCTGTTATGCTATGTTCCATTACTGCTTTTTTAGATCGGCTTAGTGAAAACGGTTCGAAACTTTGATAGCAACGTACACAAACATGAAATTATCATTGTTACAGGACCGATCTATACTGTTAAGGTTCAGTTAGCTGTATCTGTTTGCATTTTACCTACCAAATATTATCGTCCAATCTTCGGAGAgaataatgtttttcatttccGTTATTGAGCCATAATGTCTTTAAGAATGTTAATATTCTAATCCTTGGAGAGATTGAGTTATTTTAGGGACATGCTTACCACACATACGAATCAATAGATGTACTTGAACTACTTGAAGTCGAACAACAAAATGTCTGACAACATCGGTCGTTTGTGGAGCAGCTGCAAGGTCAATATGGAGATACATAACATCTATTTTATACCCTGGAAACGGATATCGCAAACGAATGCAGAATGGATAACAGGGTGATCATGAgatcttaaggttccaagacaagaaattgaccattttaaaccaacaattctctagtgtttaataggctcagaacccccgtaaattgtatattttcggaaagcctggatataggggaacattttgaaGACCATAGTGTAACGATTGTTttcataactatcacgtgacaggtaatttgcataacctttcaaaaatcggttttccctatgttttgtttcaatgctttgagatatatggctgaaatttgtgtgagtgtaaGCTGTCCTTaaggtcttcaaaagtgtgtctcagaattattttaaaccttcttaaacagtttttatgccagaaaaacttccagagtaGTGAATTTAaccgtagttgatttctttaaaattgtgctaaaaaaaaactaagcaagatataaaaaatctgagacacactttggaagagcgttgtcacagcttgcattccagcaagtttgagtctgatattttgaagtattgagacaaaacatagggaaaaccgtctt encodes:
- the LOC139135976 gene encoding uncharacterized protein encodes the protein MFEGHLIFVGLLVPLVLYEVEGSSRICSHTTYSLNGDSTTIYFNCSTNDRCCQTFCCSTSSSSSTSIDSYVWFIVIGLALAVLLVIFVVCALKICCQCRKDASRIDTRRNCTSGNWPDIAVTSNYYPPSLQEHSLGTRADLPPRYVDIIEPAPTYDEALIMYHIEPNELTTHHNHTQTQDDTMISQDNPVFNPC